From Streptomyces griseorubiginosus, one genomic window encodes:
- a CDS encoding response regulator has product MIEVLVVDDDTRVARVNAAYVEKVPGFHVAGEAHSAAEALRQLEALPHVDLVLMDHYLPDETGLQVVQEMRRRGHQTDVIMVTAARDVTTVQAAMRHGALQYLVKPFAFAGLRARLEAYAELRRTLDGGGEAEQAEVDRIFGALSSSAEPDLPKGHSPTTAELVRRSLMNAEGPLSAQEIADRTGVSRQTAQRYLKLLERTGRARLTLKYGDAGRPEHRYVWATRA; this is encoded by the coding sequence ATGATCGAGGTGCTGGTCGTGGACGACGACACCCGCGTGGCGCGCGTCAACGCCGCGTACGTCGAGAAGGTGCCCGGCTTCCACGTGGCCGGCGAGGCGCACAGCGCGGCGGAGGCACTGCGGCAGCTGGAGGCACTGCCCCACGTGGACCTGGTCCTCATGGACCACTATCTGCCCGACGAGACGGGCCTCCAGGTGGTCCAGGAGATGCGCAGGCGCGGCCACCAGACCGACGTGATCATGGTGACGGCGGCGCGGGACGTGACGACCGTGCAGGCGGCGATGCGGCACGGCGCGCTCCAGTACCTGGTCAAGCCCTTCGCCTTCGCGGGCCTCAGGGCCAGGCTGGAGGCCTATGCCGAGCTGCGCCGCACCCTGGACGGCGGCGGCGAGGCGGAGCAGGCCGAGGTCGACCGCATCTTCGGCGCCCTGTCCTCGTCGGCGGAGCCCGACCTGCCGAAGGGACACTCCCCCACCACGGCGGAACTCGTCCGCCGGTCCCTGATGAACGCCGAAGGGCCCCTGTCGGCCCAGGAGATCGCCGACCGGACCGGGGTGAGCCGGCAGACCGCCCAGCGCTATCTCAAGCTCCTGGAGCGCACCGGACGGGCCAGGCTCACGCTCAAGTACGGCGACGCGGGCCGCCCGGAACACCGTTACGTGTGGGCGACCCGCGCGTGA
- a CDS encoding response regulator: MIDVLVVDDDFRVAEINAKYVGKVPGFRVAARAHSAAQALASVQRGTIDLVLLDHYLPDQTGLELVHRMREQGHGTDVIMITAAHDVTTIQTAMRLGALHYLVKPFTFAALRTRLDSYAALRRTVDRVGGRGIAGQEQVDRMFSALRTTPAPASPGLPSGHSEPTTDLICRVLHHADHPLSAHEVAAETGLSRSTAQRYLRHLEQAGRLRLSLRYGDTGRPEHRYAWVAP; encoded by the coding sequence ATGATTGACGTCCTGGTCGTGGACGACGACTTCCGCGTCGCCGAGATCAACGCCAAGTACGTGGGAAAGGTTCCCGGCTTCCGGGTGGCCGCCCGCGCGCACAGCGCCGCCCAGGCGCTGGCCAGCGTGCAGCGCGGGACCATCGACCTGGTCCTGCTCGACCACTACCTGCCCGACCAGACCGGCCTCGAACTCGTCCACCGCATGCGGGAACAGGGTCACGGCACCGACGTCATCATGATCACGGCGGCCCACGACGTGACGACCATCCAGACCGCGATGCGCCTGGGCGCCCTCCACTACCTGGTCAAACCGTTCACCTTCGCCGCCCTGCGCACCCGTCTGGACTCCTACGCCGCCCTGCGCCGCACCGTCGACCGGGTCGGCGGCCGCGGCATCGCCGGCCAGGAGCAGGTCGACCGGATGTTCAGCGCCCTGCGCACCACACCGGCCCCGGCCTCCCCCGGTCTGCCCAGCGGCCACTCGGAACCCACGACGGACCTCATCTGCCGCGTCCTGCACCACGCCGACCACCCGCTCTCCGCCCACGAGGTCGCCGCCGAGACAGGCCTGAGCCGCTCCACCGCCCAGCGCTACCTCCGCCACCTCGAACAGGCCGGCCGCCTCCGCCTGTCCCTCAGATACGGCGACACGGGCCGCCCGGAGCACCGCTACGCGTGGGTGGCGCCCTAG
- a CDS encoding DUF485 domain-containing protein: protein MQSSNARPRGSGGDAESSAETHDGHDQARAEASAGVRYDDPWYDALASGWGETSGDGTPVTPAEAARTEREDRAAAAADVYLEVQRSAAFQEVRSRYRRFVVPAGIGFFVWYVAYVVTATTAPGLMARPVAGAVNVAMLAGLGQFLTTFLLTWAYARHARLRRDRAALELRWDTQELTRTARGGVTS, encoded by the coding sequence ATGCAGTCAAGCAACGCTCGTCCCCGTGGAAGCGGGGGTGATGCCGAGAGTTCGGCCGAGACCCACGACGGGCACGATCAGGCCCGCGCCGAGGCGTCCGCCGGGGTGCGGTACGACGACCCCTGGTACGACGCCCTCGCCTCCGGCTGGGGCGAGACGAGCGGCGACGGCACACCCGTGACCCCGGCCGAGGCGGCACGCACGGAGCGCGAGGACAGGGCCGCGGCCGCAGCCGACGTCTACCTCGAAGTGCAGCGCAGCGCGGCCTTCCAGGAGGTGCGCAGCCGGTACCGGCGGTTCGTGGTGCCGGCGGGCATCGGGTTCTTCGTCTGGTACGTGGCCTACGTCGTGACAGCGACGACCGCGCCCGGGCTGATGGCGCGCCCCGTGGCGGGCGCGGTGAACGTGGCGATGCTCGCGGGACTCGGGCAGTTCCTCACCACGTTCCTGCTGACCTGGGCCTACGCCCGGCATGCGCGGCTGCGTCGGGACCGGGCCGCGCTCGAACTGCGGTGGGACACCCAGGAACTGACGCGTACGGCCCGGGGCGGTGTCACGTCGTGA
- a CDS encoding cation acetate symporter: MTGDHQTLALLLFSAFVAVTLGITTWVSRHRHGSAEEFYAGGRLFSPMENGFAIAGDYMSAASFLGISGLIALFGYDGMLYSVGFLVAWLVVLFLVAELVRNCGRFTLADVVAARMSERPVRIAAGTSSVTVSVLYLVAQMVGAGSLVALLLGGTSEAAQSWTVIGVGALMVIYVSLGGMRATTWIQIVKAVLLLGGTVALTVLVLVRFHGDFDQLLLTAAERSGHGQSFLAPGLKYGGDWTARFDFISLGLALVLGTAGLPHILSRFYTVPTARAARRSVVWSIGLIGGFYLMTIVLGFGAAAIVGPEAVRGSNAAGNTAVPLLALDLGGGADSTGGTVLFAIVAAIAFATILAVVAGITLASSASVAHDLYASLRRRRAKPRSEVAVARTAAVGIGVIAIALGLLARDLNVAFLVGLAFAVAASANLPVLLYSLFWRGFTTRGAVWSVYGGLIPALALVLLSPVVSGSPESLFPGVDFQYFPLQNPGLVSIPLGFVAGWLGTVTSAEVADEAKHAETEVRSLTGAGAV, from the coding sequence GTGACGGGGGACCACCAGACTCTGGCGCTGCTGCTGTTCAGCGCGTTCGTCGCGGTGACGTTGGGGATCACGACGTGGGTGAGCCGCCACCGGCACGGCTCGGCGGAGGAGTTCTACGCGGGCGGCCGACTGTTCTCGCCGATGGAGAATGGTTTTGCCATCGCGGGCGACTACATGTCGGCGGCGTCCTTTCTCGGGATCTCCGGGCTCATCGCCCTGTTCGGGTACGACGGGATGCTCTACTCGGTCGGGTTCCTGGTGGCCTGGCTGGTGGTGCTGTTCCTGGTCGCCGAACTGGTGCGCAACTGCGGGCGGTTCACGCTCGCCGACGTGGTCGCGGCGCGGATGAGCGAGCGGCCGGTGCGGATCGCGGCGGGAACTTCCTCGGTCACCGTGTCCGTTCTGTATCTGGTGGCACAGATGGTGGGCGCGGGCAGCCTGGTCGCGCTGCTGCTCGGCGGCACCAGTGAGGCGGCCCAGTCCTGGACGGTCATCGGGGTCGGGGCGCTCATGGTGATCTATGTGTCCCTGGGCGGGATGCGGGCCACCACCTGGATCCAGATCGTCAAGGCGGTCCTGCTGCTCGGCGGGACCGTCGCGCTGACCGTGCTGGTGCTGGTGCGGTTCCACGGCGACTTCGACCAGCTGCTGCTCACGGCGGCCGAGCGCAGTGGCCATGGGCAGTCGTTCCTGGCGCCCGGCCTTAAGTACGGCGGGGACTGGACGGCCCGCTTCGACTTCATCAGCCTGGGACTCGCGCTCGTGCTCGGCACGGCAGGGCTCCCGCACATCCTGTCCCGCTTCTACACCGTGCCCACCGCACGCGCGGCACGGCGTTCGGTGGTCTGGTCGATCGGGCTCATCGGCGGCTTCTACCTGATGACGATCGTCCTCGGCTTCGGTGCCGCGGCCATCGTGGGGCCCGAGGCGGTACGAGGATCGAACGCCGCCGGGAACACGGCGGTCCCGCTGCTGGCCCTAGACCTGGGCGGCGGCGCCGATTCCACGGGCGGAACGGTTCTGTTCGCGATCGTCGCCGCCATCGCCTTCGCCACGATCCTCGCCGTGGTCGCCGGCATCACGCTCGCCTCCTCGGCCTCCGTCGCCCACGACCTGTACGCCTCGCTGCGGCGCCGACGGGCCAAGCCGCGCAGTGAGGTGGCCGTGGCCAGGACCGCCGCCGTGGGGATCGGTGTGATCGCGATCGCCCTCGGCCTGCTGGCCCGGGACCTCAACGTGGCCTTCCTGGTAGGCCTCGCCTTTGCCGTCGCCGCCTCCGCAAACCTGCCGGTCCTGCTCTACTCCCTGTTCTGGCGCGGGTTCACCACTCGAGGCGCTGTCTGGTCCGTCTACGGCGGCCTGATCCCGGCCCTCGCCCTCGTGCTGCTGTCGCCCGTGGTGTCCGGCAGTCCCGAATCGCTGTTCCCCGGCGTCGACTTCCAGTACTTCCCGCTCCAGAACCCCGGCCTGGTCTCCATCCCCCTCGGCTTCGTCGCCGGCTGGCTCGGCACGGTCACCTCGGCGGAGGTCGCCGACGAGGCCAAGCACGCGGAGACCGAGGTGCGGTCACTGACGGGCGCGGGGGCTGTGTAG
- a CDS encoding ABC transporter permease, giving the protein MSPEVLSTPVVGTAKTPPDRAHSRARAARRRRIVVAVSRVLLLVAVLGLWEVLARAEVIDPFNFSMPSKIWDQIWTWITHGTALGSLGEQIWYTLHEALLGWVFGVVAGVVFGIALGRITLLADVLGPYIKVLNSIPRIVLAPIFVIWFGLGPASKVASAVVLVFFPVFFNAFQGAREVDRNLVANARILGASDRRVTLQVVIPSATSWIFTSLHVSFGFALIGAIVGEYIGATKGIGLLVAQSQGTFNAAGVYAAMVILAVVALVAEGLLTFAERRIFRWKPAGSDS; this is encoded by the coding sequence ATGTCGCCTGAGGTCCTCAGCACACCGGTCGTGGGCACGGCCAAGACCCCACCGGACCGCGCGCACTCACGCGCGCGTGCCGCCCGCAGACGCAGGATCGTCGTCGCGGTGTCCCGGGTACTGCTCCTGGTGGCCGTTCTGGGCCTCTGGGAGGTGCTCGCCCGGGCCGAGGTCATCGATCCCTTCAACTTCTCCATGCCCTCGAAGATCTGGGACCAGATCTGGACCTGGATCACGCACGGGACCGCGCTCGGCTCGCTGGGCGAACAGATCTGGTACACGCTCCATGAGGCGTTGCTGGGCTGGGTCTTCGGTGTGGTGGCCGGTGTGGTCTTCGGTATCGCGTTGGGGCGGATCACCTTGCTCGCCGATGTACTTGGTCCATACATCAAGGTGCTCAACTCGATACCCAGGATTGTCCTTGCACCCATCTTTGTGATCTGGTTCGGACTCGGACCGGCCTCCAAGGTGGCCTCGGCCGTCGTCCTGGTCTTCTTCCCGGTCTTCTTCAACGCCTTCCAGGGCGCCCGCGAGGTCGACCGCAACCTGGTCGCCAACGCCCGCATCCTCGGTGCGAGCGACCGCAGGGTGACGCTTCAGGTCGTCATCCCGTCCGCGACCTCCTGGATCTTCACCAGCCTGCACGTCAGCTTCGGCTTCGCCCTCATCGGCGCGATCGTCGGCGAGTACATCGGCGCGACCAAGGGCATCGGCCTGCTCGTCGCGCAGTCACAGGGCACCTTCAACGCGGCCGGTGTGTACGCCGCGATGGTCATCCTCGCCGTCGTCGCCCTCGTGGCTGAAGGGCTGCTCACCTTCGCCGAGCGCCGCATCTTCCGCTGGAAGCCGGCGGGGTCCGACAGCTGA
- a CDS encoding ABC transporter ATP-binding protein, whose product MSADTSPAIELRGASKTFRTPSGGLHTAVKGLDLTVGRGEFVAVVGPTGCGKSTTLTLVSGLEEPSEGEVLVVGEPVRGVGDKVGFVFQQDATFPWRTVLSNVMAGPRFRGVPKAEAKQKAREWLARVGLTAFEDRYPHQLSGGQRKRVALAATFVNDPEILLMDEPFSALDVQTRALMSDELLELWEGTGASVVFVTHDLEESIALADKVVVMTAGPATVKQVFDIDLPRPRKVESVRLEPRFIEIYREIWESLGEEVRITRERGAAHVA is encoded by the coding sequence ATGAGCGCAGACACCAGCCCCGCCATCGAGCTGCGGGGCGCAAGCAAGACATTCCGGACCCCGTCGGGGGGTCTGCACACGGCGGTCAAAGGACTCGATCTCACGGTGGGCCGTGGGGAGTTCGTGGCGGTCGTCGGGCCCACGGGCTGCGGCAAATCCACCACGTTGACGCTGGTCAGCGGATTGGAGGAGCCCTCCGAGGGCGAGGTTCTGGTGGTCGGGGAGCCGGTCCGCGGAGTCGGGGACAAGGTCGGTTTCGTCTTCCAGCAGGACGCCACCTTCCCCTGGCGCACCGTGCTGTCGAACGTGATGGCGGGGCCGCGTTTCCGTGGGGTGCCCAAGGCCGAGGCGAAGCAGAAGGCGCGGGAATGGCTGGCCCGGGTCGGGCTCACGGCCTTCGAGGACCGCTACCCCCACCAGCTCTCCGGAGGCCAGCGCAAGCGGGTCGCGCTCGCCGCGACCTTCGTCAACGACCCCGAGATCCTGCTCATGGACGAGCCGTTCTCCGCGCTCGACGTGCAGACCCGGGCCCTGATGTCCGACGAACTCCTCGAACTGTGGGAGGGCACGGGCGCCTCGGTCGTCTTCGTCACCCACGACCTGGAGGAGTCCATCGCGCTGGCCGACAAGGTCGTCGTGATGACGGCCGGACCGGCCACCGTCAAGCAGGTGTTCGACATCGATCTGCCGCGGCCGCGCAAGGTCGAGTCGGTGCGCCTGGAGCCGCGGTTCATCGAGATCTACCGCGAGATCTGGGAGTCGCTGGGCGAAGAGGTCCGCATCACCCGGGAGAGGGGTGCCGCTCATGTCGCCTGA
- a CDS encoding citrate synthase, whose protein sequence is MRDQDPRSGPAEHRLSTKEAAEVLGVKPETVYAYVSRGQLSSRRVPGGRGSTFDAKEVETLARRNRREGGGSPGSSGELAVRTRITFIDRDRYYFRGVDATELAARHSYEEIAEWLWTGQLRPGVSFTAPDASVQAARRAVDALPEHTSPTDRLRVAAIAAAAADPLRFDLSEEAVLGTARTLIPTLVTALPPVLRDRGRDDGPLARRLWTRLSGRKSDEASLRALDTALGLLVDHDLAASTLAVRVAASARAHAYAAVSAGLGVLEGPLHGAASGLAHKLLLDVLERGDAAPVIAEELRAGRRIPGLGHRLYPGEDPRARALFALLEEIPRAEPALLAARDIVATTARHAPLHANVDLALAVFTASSGMPATAGETVFAVARTAGWIAHALEEYGERPLRMRPSGIYVGPKPPQPLPEQ, encoded by the coding sequence ATGCGCGATCAAGACCCCCGCTCCGGCCCGGCTGAACACCGGCTCAGCACCAAGGAAGCCGCCGAAGTGCTCGGCGTGAAGCCCGAGACCGTGTACGCCTACGTCAGCCGCGGCCAGCTCAGCAGCCGACGCGTGCCCGGCGGCCGGGGCAGCACCTTCGACGCCAAGGAAGTGGAGACCCTTGCCCGGCGCAACCGCCGGGAAGGCGGCGGGAGTCCGGGGTCAAGCGGCGAACTGGCCGTACGGACCCGCATCACGTTCATCGACCGGGACCGCTACTACTTCCGCGGTGTCGACGCGACGGAACTGGCCGCACGGCACTCCTACGAAGAGATCGCGGAGTGGCTCTGGACCGGACAGCTGCGCCCCGGCGTCAGCTTCACCGCACCCGACGCGTCCGTACAGGCGGCCCGTCGCGCGGTGGACGCGCTGCCCGAACACACCAGCCCCACCGACCGGTTGCGGGTCGCGGCGATCGCCGCGGCCGCCGCGGACCCACTGCGCTTCGACCTGTCCGAGGAGGCCGTGCTCGGCACCGCGCGCACCCTCATCCCCACGCTCGTCACCGCCCTGCCACCCGTCCTGCGTGACCGCGGCCGCGACGACGGCCCCCTGGCCCGCCGCCTCTGGACCCGCCTGAGCGGCCGCAAGTCCGACGAGGCGTCCTTGCGCGCCCTGGACACGGCGCTCGGTCTGCTCGTCGACCACGACCTCGCCGCCTCGACTCTCGCGGTACGCGTCGCCGCGTCGGCCCGCGCGCACGCCTACGCGGCCGTCTCCGCCGGGCTCGGCGTCCTGGAGGGCCCCTTGCACGGGGCGGCCAGCGGACTCGCCCACAAGCTGCTGCTCGACGTGCTCGAGCGGGGCGACGCGGCCCCCGTGATCGCGGAGGAGCTACGGGCCGGCCGGCGCATCCCCGGCCTCGGTCACCGGCTCTACCCGGGGGAGGACCCACGCGCGCGTGCCCTGTTCGCCCTCCTGGAGGAGATTCCGCGCGCGGAGCCCGCCCTCCTCGCGGCCCGCGACATCGTGGCCACCACGGCCCGGCACGCCCCCCTGCACGCCAACGTGGACCTCGCCCTCGCCGTGTTCACCGCTTCCTCCGGCATGCCCGCCACGGCGGGCGAGACGGTCTTCGCCGTCGCCCGAACGGCGGGCTGGATCGCCCACGCACTGGAGGAGTACGGGGAGCGTCCCCTGCGCATGCGCCCGAGCGGCATCTACGTGGGCCCGAAGCCGCCGCAGCCGCTGCCCGAGCAGTGA
- a CDS encoding ABC transporter substrate-binding protein — MRKTARYASLATAGLLALTSLTACANDASSTASTGSGSKGDGKGTKVKIMVGGLDKVIYLPAMLTQRLGYFDSEGLDVELLSEPAGVQAETALVSGQVQGAVGFYDHTLDLQVKGKDVESVVQFSHAPGEVEIVSNKAAGDIASPKDFKGKKLGVTGLGSSTDFLTKYLAVKNGVKVSDFTPVAVGAGPTFISALQQGSIDGGMTTDPTVATILDKKAGKILLDMRTPQGSDEALGGPYPSSSLYMQTEWVNGHKDTVQKLANAFVKTLKWMSTHSATQIADKMPADYSQGNKLLYAVAIKNTLPMFTKDGVMPKDGPETVEKVLKAFNPTIQNADVDLDKTYTTEFVEKAAQNAG, encoded by the coding sequence ATGCGCAAGACCGCCAGATACGCCTCCCTGGCCACAGCCGGCCTGCTCGCCCTCACCTCGCTCACCGCCTGCGCGAACGACGCCTCGAGCACCGCTTCGACCGGCTCCGGCAGCAAGGGGGACGGCAAGGGGACGAAGGTCAAGATCATGGTCGGTGGCCTCGACAAGGTCATCTACCTGCCCGCGATGCTCACCCAGCGGCTCGGCTACTTCGACTCCGAGGGGCTCGACGTGGAACTGCTGAGCGAACCGGCCGGCGTCCAGGCGGAGACCGCGCTCGTCTCCGGACAGGTCCAGGGGGCCGTCGGCTTCTACGACCACACGCTGGACCTCCAGGTGAAGGGCAAGGACGTGGAGTCGGTCGTGCAGTTCTCGCACGCGCCCGGCGAGGTGGAGATCGTCTCCAACAAGGCGGCCGGTGACATCGCCTCGCCCAAGGACTTCAAGGGCAAGAAGCTCGGCGTCACGGGCCTCGGCTCCTCCACCGACTTCCTCACCAAGTACCTCGCGGTCAAGAACGGCGTGAAGGTCAGCGACTTTACCCCGGTCGCCGTCGGGGCGGGACCGACCTTCATCTCGGCGCTCCAGCAGGGCTCGATCGACGGCGGCATGACCACCGATCCCACCGTCGCGACGATCCTGGACAAGAAGGCCGGCAAGATCCTCCTGGACATGCGTACGCCCCAGGGTTCCGACGAGGCGCTCGGTGGACCGTATCCCTCGTCAAGCCTGTACATGCAGACTGAATGGGTCAACGGTCACAAGGACACCGTCCAGAAGTTGGCCAATGCATTCGTCAAGACGCTCAAGTGGATGTCCACCCACAGCGCGACCCAGATCGCCGACAAGATGCCCGCCGACTACTCGCAGGGCAACAAGCTGCTCTACGCCGTGGCCATCAAGAACACGCTGCCCATGTTCACCAAGGACGGCGTGATGCCCAAGGACGGTCCGGAGACCGTCGAGAAGGTCCTCAAGGCGTTCAACCCCACCATCCAGAACGCCGACGTCGACCTGGACAAGACGTACACGACGGAGTTCGTCGAGAAGGCCGCGCAGAACGCCGGTTGA
- a CDS encoding sucrase ferredoxin, producing the protein MSTCTTVSHDLDEPVSGTAATARTWLLVEQPGPWGAKALTSSHLDPALGRALETAARDTGVRIALIRRPGRHADSGTPAVRQVYAAHTTPGNVWLHSATTRDPRDLLDLDLAALGRGDHTSFDTALHGRAHTGDPLALVCTNGKRDRCCALLGRPLAAELAASGVEGVWEVTHLGGHRFSPTLLVLPYGYAYGRAEAHTVKQVLHSVQEGRIVVEGCRGNSAWERPGQAAELAVRTMAGEYAAEALTVVRTDRAAPHWEVTVAHVDGRHWRVLVAQTASLPPRPESCGASVLGSPARMDVVAVRELTASTMLAS; encoded by the coding sequence GTGAGTACCTGTACGACGGTCTCGCACGACCTCGACGAGCCCGTTTCCGGAACCGCGGCCACCGCGCGGACCTGGCTGCTCGTGGAACAGCCCGGCCCTTGGGGCGCCAAGGCGCTCACTTCGAGCCACCTGGACCCCGCGCTCGGCCGCGCCCTGGAGACCGCCGCGAGGGACACGGGCGTACGCATCGCACTCATCCGCCGCCCCGGGCGGCACGCCGACAGCGGCACCCCAGCGGTCCGGCAGGTGTACGCGGCCCACACCACGCCCGGCAATGTGTGGCTCCACAGCGCGACGACCCGCGACCCACGGGACCTGCTCGACCTGGATCTCGCCGCGCTCGGCAGGGGTGACCACACCTCCTTCGACACCGCGCTCCATGGACGCGCCCACACCGGCGATCCGCTCGCGCTCGTCTGCACCAACGGCAAGCGGGACCGCTGCTGCGCCCTCCTCGGCCGCCCGCTCGCCGCGGAACTGGCCGCCTCGGGCGTCGAGGGCGTCTGGGAGGTCACCCATCTGGGTGGTCACCGTTTCTCCCCGACGCTGCTCGTCCTACCGTACGGCTACGCCTACGGCCGCGCCGAGGCCCACACCGTCAAGCAGGTCCTGCACAGCGTCCAGGAGGGCCGGATCGTGGTCGAGGGGTGCCGCGGGAACTCCGCCTGGGAACGGCCCGGCCAGGCCGCCGAGCTGGCGGTACGCACGATGGCGGGCGAGTACGCGGCCGAGGCGCTGACGGTCGTACGGACCGACCGTGCGGCCCCGCACTGGGAGGTGACCGTCGCACACGTCGACGGCCGGCACTGGCGCGTCCTCGTGGCCCAGACCGCCTCCCTGCCACCCCGCCCGGAGAGCTGCGGAGCGTCGGTGCTCGGCTCGCCCGCGCGCATGGACGTGGTGGCCGTGCGGGAGTTGACCGCCTCGACAATGCTGGCGAGCTGA
- a CDS encoding sensor histidine kinase has protein sequence MSRTPTARRLRLGLPRRVFSQVLLMQLAIAAGVAVLATGLFLAPLSKQLDDQAMRRALAIAQTTAAEPQIAEQVKDTPPLPSGPVQQEAERIRKATGAEYVVVLDWRGVRWSHPTRSEVGRIVSTDPGQALAGKEIMQIDSGTLGRTARGKVPLYDSRHKIVGAVSVGIAYDSVRARLIHAIPGLFAYAGGALAVGALAAWLISRRVQRQTRDLAFSDISGLLAEREAMLHGIREGVVALDRTGRVRLLNDEARRLLGIGDEAVGRSPDEALGDGRTADVLAGRVTGTDLVTVRGQRVLVANRMPTDDGGAVATLRDRTELEQLGRELDSTHGLIDALRAQDHEHANRMHTLLGLLELEMYEDAVEFVGEVVGDHRATAEQVTEKIEDPLLAALLVGKATVAAERGVALWVSDRTRLPDRLVDPSGLVTIVGNLVDNALDAAAGAPHARVEVELRTEGRTAVLRVRDTGPGIPVEQRELVFTEGWSTKEPPAHRGRGLGLSLVRKLAERQGGSATVAEADGGGAEFTVVLPDALAETQPALSAPAGTRPALTAPPAQQTAPQEES, from the coding sequence ATGAGCCGCACTCCCACCGCCCGTCGCCTGCGCCTGGGTCTGCCCCGCCGGGTGTTCTCGCAGGTGCTCCTGATGCAGCTGGCGATCGCCGCGGGAGTCGCGGTGCTCGCGACCGGTCTGTTCCTCGCCCCTCTGAGCAAGCAGCTGGACGACCAGGCGATGCGCCGGGCGCTCGCCATCGCCCAGACCACCGCCGCCGAGCCGCAGATCGCCGAGCAGGTCAAGGACACGCCGCCGCTGCCCAGTGGTCCCGTCCAGCAGGAGGCGGAGCGGATCCGCAAGGCCACCGGGGCCGAGTATGTCGTCGTGCTGGACTGGCGAGGCGTGCGCTGGTCGCATCCGACCCGCAGCGAGGTCGGCAGGATCGTCTCGACCGACCCCGGTCAGGCGCTGGCCGGCAAGGAGATCATGCAGATCGACAGCGGCACCCTGGGCCGCACCGCCCGGGGCAAGGTGCCGCTGTACGACAGCCGGCACAAGATCGTCGGGGCGGTCTCGGTCGGTATCGCCTACGACAGCGTGCGCGCCCGGCTGATCCACGCGATCCCCGGGCTGTTCGCCTACGCCGGCGGGGCCCTCGCCGTGGGTGCGCTGGCCGCCTGGCTCATCTCCCGCCGGGTCCAACGGCAGACCCGTGACCTGGCCTTCTCCGACATCTCGGGCCTCCTCGCCGAGCGCGAGGCCATGCTGCACGGCATCAGGGAGGGCGTCGTCGCCCTCGACCGCACCGGACGCGTCCGCCTGCTCAACGACGAGGCACGGCGGCTGCTCGGCATCGGCGACGAGGCCGTCGGGCGCTCCCCCGACGAGGCGCTCGGAGACGGCCGTACGGCCGACGTCCTGGCCGGACGGGTGACCGGCACCGATCTGGTCACCGTGCGGGGCCAGCGGGTGCTGGTCGCCAACCGCATGCCCACCGACGACGGCGGTGCGGTGGCCACTCTGCGCGACCGCACCGAACTGGAGCAGCTCGGCCGGGAGCTCGACTCGACCCACGGTCTCATCGACGCGCTGCGGGCACAGGACCACGAGCACGCGAACCGGATGCACACGCTCCTGGGGCTGCTGGAGCTGGAGATGTACGAGGACGCCGTGGAGTTCGTCGGAGAGGTCGTCGGCGACCACCGGGCCACCGCGGAACAGGTAACCGAGAAGATCGAGGACCCTTTGCTCGCCGCCCTGCTGGTGGGCAAGGCGACCGTCGCGGCCGAGCGTGGAGTCGCCCTGTGGGTCTCCGACCGGACCCGGCTGCCGGACCGGCTCGTCGATCCGAGCGGGCTGGTCACCATCGTGGGCAACCTCGTGGACAACGCCCTGGACGCCGCCGCCGGCGCACCGCACGCGCGCGTGGAGGTCGAACTGCGCACCGAGGGCCGTACGGCCGTCCTCAGGGTGCGGGACACCGGGCCCGGGATCCCGGTGGAGCAGCGCGAGTTGGTCTTCACCGAGGGCTGGTCGACCAAGGAACCCCCGGCACACCGGGGACGCGGCCTCGGGCTCTCCCTGGTCCGCAAGCTCGCCGAGCGCCAGGGCGGCAGCGCGACCGTCGCGGAAGCCGACGGCGGGGGCGCCGAGTTCACCGTCGTACTGCCCGACGCACTCGCCGAGACGCAACCCGCTCTCAGTGCACCGGCCGGGACCCGACCCGCTCTCACCGCACCGCCCGCCCAGCAGACCGCCCCCCAGGAGGAGTCGTGA